A region of Flocculibacter collagenilyticus DNA encodes the following proteins:
- a CDS encoding phosphotransferase, translated as MTFSSTSIENKNTFTIKQLEIKLAHYPLFTLFPVIDISPISNGLSNEVYSVSCALNPHEIASTINAIKAQFPEEQAQHIAVYLDEHTSYAKNEPINFIVKQLIKPISPLSFHLQRLAASNHIAPPILYANKEDSIQVMTQIKGEHLTQNLSDEHLAALREAVVTLHKLGQGTFKKPANKQTSTSLLQPEKFDVCSSIINDLNKINELDETLIFGISKQDLCEINAIVNQVHGRLNIIKEDNTFIHCDLNPYNILFSQNNTDPHKKINVTFLDWDYACFTDVCWDLACIMYEFKITGAKREQFISHYCQQAKLNQKDIKEKVELYEVLYIVACILWVVLSEVNAHNPNKQSDIHARYNLDVIMKELRKIKL; from the coding sequence ATGACCTTTTCTTCTACATCAATAGAAAACAAAAATACGTTTACAATCAAGCAATTAGAAATAAAATTAGCCCATTATCCTTTATTCACACTGTTTCCTGTTATTGACATATCTCCTATCTCTAACGGGTTGTCGAATGAAGTATACAGCGTGAGTTGCGCCCTCAACCCGCATGAAATTGCGAGCACTATTAACGCGATCAAGGCTCAGTTTCCTGAGGAGCAGGCTCAACACATTGCGGTTTACCTAGATGAACACACTTCATACGCTAAGAATGAGCCTATTAATTTTATCGTTAAACAACTAATAAAGCCGATATCTCCACTTAGTTTTCACTTACAACGCTTAGCAGCTTCTAATCACATCGCACCACCAATACTTTATGCAAATAAAGAAGATAGTATTCAAGTAATGACTCAGATTAAGGGAGAGCACTTAACGCAAAACCTGTCAGATGAGCACTTAGCAGCACTACGCGAGGCTGTGGTGACACTGCACAAGCTTGGCCAAGGTACATTTAAGAAGCCCGCCAACAAACAAACATCAACGTCATTGCTGCAACCTGAAAAGTTTGATGTATGTAGTAGCATAATAAACGATTTGAATAAAATTAATGAATTGGATGAAACCTTAATCTTTGGAATCAGTAAACAAGATCTCTGCGAGATAAACGCTATTGTTAACCAAGTACACGGTAGACTTAATATCATTAAAGAAGATAACACTTTCATCCATTGCGACTTAAACCCTTACAACATCCTGTTTAGCCAGAACAATACTGATCCGCATAAAAAAATCAATGTGACTTTTTTGGATTGGGATTACGCCTGTTTTACAGATGTATGTTGGGATCTGGCTTGCATAATGTACGAATTCAAAATCACTGGTGCTAAACGTGAACAATTCATTTCGCATTACTGCCAACAGGCCAAACTTAATCAAAAAGACATTAAAGAAAAAGTCGAATTATATGAAGTGCTGTATATCGTCGCCTGTATATTATGGGTAGTATTATCTGAAGTGAATGCACATAACCCTAACAAACAAAGTGATATTCACGCTAGATATAATCTTGATGTCATTATGAAGGAATTACGGAAGATTAAACTGTAG
- a CDS encoding TonB-dependent receptor: protein MKPKLTLLSVALSSALFPAYADTQVEDIERITVKGEFNPVTVEKLSTSVSLLNEEELAKRNAIHLEDALNSVANVNFSSGASRAKFFQIRGVGLRSQFVDPINPSVGIVVDGINYSGLGAAANLFDIEQVEVYRGPQGTRFGSDALAGMIYMESATPTDYQSGQVVLGSGNYNSRQIGAAYSNGITDNSAVNISLNSNKSDGYIENTFLNRDDTNNIDELVGRAKVRVDATPDLTLGFVAHYIDIDNGYDAFSLDNNRTTLSDEPGVDQQKTNAYAFNANYTGWSRFNLYINASISDSDLVYGYDEDWSYVGIHEDGYSTTDYYSRNRDDASFEVRLSTNPSASYTNWTVGMYAQRRDVDLQRDFWNWDLWQAADFTSQYDTQNIAIYGQLAHPIGADVKVIAGLRVERNGGDYVDSNLIVEDLSDTMWGGKLAVEYQVSDLTMLYASLTRGYKAGGINGDALGKFKNSGLGNYQTVLADHISFEPETLLSAEFGVKGQSTSGDLALRFAAFYMKRDDMQLKSWINQGAAFTGYYDNATEGTNYGLEAELDYKLTKAISINTSLGWLDTEIDGFVTADGDDKTGREQAHAPGYQYSVGLNYNIREFFYLTLGVEGKDAFFFSDSHDQKSENINLINLKLAYDLGDVTVSAWARNLMDTDYAVRGFYFGNDPRDGYTSKTYTQLGEPLVYGLTLSYQF, encoded by the coding sequence ATGAAACCAAAACTAACTTTGCTATCTGTTGCTTTATCCTCTGCCCTTTTTCCTGCTTATGCTGATACTCAAGTAGAAGATATTGAGCGTATTACAGTTAAAGGCGAGTTTAACCCTGTCACTGTAGAGAAACTAAGTACCAGTGTGAGCTTACTAAATGAAGAAGAGTTAGCAAAACGCAATGCTATTCACTTAGAAGATGCGCTTAACTCTGTCGCCAACGTTAATTTCTCGTCAGGCGCATCAAGAGCAAAGTTTTTCCAAATCCGCGGGGTTGGTCTGCGCAGCCAATTTGTAGATCCAATCAATCCATCAGTAGGCATTGTTGTTGACGGTATAAACTACTCTGGATTAGGTGCTGCTGCCAATTTATTTGATATCGAACAGGTAGAAGTATACCGCGGCCCTCAAGGCACTCGTTTTGGTTCAGATGCACTGGCCGGCATGATTTATATGGAGTCTGCGACACCTACCGATTACCAAAGTGGTCAAGTAGTACTAGGCAGTGGTAACTATAACAGCCGTCAAATTGGTGCAGCGTATAGCAATGGCATCACTGACAATAGCGCTGTAAATATATCGCTTAATAGTAATAAGAGTGACGGCTATATAGAAAACACATTTTTAAATCGTGATGACACTAACAACATTGACGAGTTAGTGGGTCGCGCTAAAGTAAGAGTAGACGCTACACCTGATTTAACGCTAGGCTTTGTTGCTCATTACATTGATATTGATAATGGCTACGACGCATTTTCACTAGACAATAACCGCACGACACTTTCTGACGAGCCAGGTGTTGATCAACAAAAAACAAACGCATACGCTTTCAATGCAAACTACACGGGCTGGTCTCGCTTTAACTTATATATTAACGCCAGTATTAGCGACTCTGACTTAGTTTATGGTTATGACGAAGACTGGAGCTATGTTGGTATTCATGAAGACGGTTATTCAACCACTGATTATTATTCTAGAAATCGTGACGATGCAAGTTTTGAAGTACGTTTAAGTACCAATCCATCAGCAAGCTACACCAACTGGACAGTGGGTATGTATGCTCAACGTCGCGATGTAGATTTACAGCGTGATTTTTGGAATTGGGATTTATGGCAAGCAGCCGACTTTACTAGCCAATACGACACACAAAATATTGCGATTTATGGTCAATTAGCACATCCAATTGGCGCTGATGTAAAGGTCATTGCTGGTTTACGTGTTGAACGCAATGGAGGCGATTATGTTGATTCTAACCTTATTGTAGAAGATCTGTCTGATACTATGTGGGGCGGTAAACTTGCGGTTGAATACCAAGTATCTGACCTAACAATGTTATATGCCAGCTTAACCCGAGGCTATAAAGCAGGCGGAATTAATGGCGATGCTCTAGGTAAGTTTAAGAATAGTGGCTTAGGCAACTATCAAACGGTATTAGCTGATCACATTAGCTTTGAGCCTGAAACCTTATTAAGTGCAGAGTTTGGCGTTAAAGGCCAATCCACTTCAGGCGATTTAGCACTTCGTTTTGCTGCTTTTTATATGAAGCGTGACGATATGCAGCTTAAAAGCTGGATTAATCAAGGTGCGGCATTTACTGGTTACTACGACAATGCAACGGAAGGCACTAACTACGGTTTAGAAGCTGAACTAGACTACAAATTAACCAAAGCAATTAGCATAAATACCAGCTTAGGTTGGTTAGACACTGAGATTGACGGATTCGTTACCGCAGACGGTGACGACAAAACAGGTCGGGAGCAAGCACACGCGCCAGGCTATCAATACTCAGTGGGTTTAAATTACAACATTCGCGAATTTTTCTACCTTACACTGGGTGTTGAAGGTAAAGATGCGTTTTTCTTTTCAGACAGTCATGATCAAAAATCAGAAAACATTAACCTGATTAACCTTAAGCTAGCTTATGATTTAGGTGATGTCACTGTATCGGCTTGGGCAAGAAACCTGATGGATACAGATTATGCAGTAAGAGGATTTTATTTTGGTAACGATCCTCGCGACGGCTACACTTCGAAAACCTATACACAATTAGGCGAGCCATTAGTTTACGGCTTAACCTTAAGTTATCAATTTTAA
- a CDS encoding MerR family transcriptional regulator, whose translation MSLMTTAQVAEFLGVKEVRVERLEREHLLIAKEKDANGSPLFDEEDVKRYKTLAERIGGL comes from the coding sequence ATGTCACTTATGACAACCGCCCAAGTTGCTGAGTTTTTGGGAGTGAAGGAAGTGCGTGTTGAGCGTTTAGAGCGTGAGCACTTATTAATTGCTAAAGAAAAAGATGCAAATGGCTCCCCGCTATTTGATGAAGAAGACGTGAAGCGATATAAGACTCTGGCTGAGCGTATTGGTGGTTTATAA
- a CDS encoding XrtA-associated tyrosine autokinase, translating into MSTIERALQKQREAAEKAKKESAAKQTDSKETSDGQSTIERAGQHSATMSANKEASSNEVKVEQSTSPAEHKEPMQSAPPEPESQDVSADALHNTGAESVPTTEEVAVKDSNNQSITSANKKTLFIDIEELERNGFVSGSSTRTRVNEEFRSIKRKLLNNAFGPLKDTVESPNVIMVSSATSNEGKTFCAANLALSIALEQDVKVLLVDADVIRPALDKVLNFNVEVGLVEYLRGKEKSVENIIYDTNFKELRIIPAGNPHHLTTELLASDKMRNLANEFARRYPDRIVIFDAPPMIGVNESAVLATFSGQILIVVEENKTQLSSLTEVTELLPKDRAVGFIVNKAIRSASERYGYY; encoded by the coding sequence ATGAGTACAATAGAAAGAGCGTTGCAGAAGCAGCGTGAAGCGGCTGAGAAAGCAAAAAAAGAAAGCGCTGCCAAACAAACAGATAGCAAAGAAACGTCAGATGGTCAAAGCACCATTGAACGTGCAGGCCAGCACTCAGCTACAATGTCTGCCAATAAGGAGGCAAGTAGTAATGAGGTGAAAGTTGAGCAATCAACCTCACCAGCTGAACATAAAGAGCCTATGCAAAGTGCACCACCTGAGCCTGAAAGTCAGGATGTATCTGCGGATGCATTACATAATACCGGTGCTGAAAGCGTCCCAACAACTGAAGAGGTAGCAGTTAAAGACTCTAATAATCAATCTATAACGTCGGCTAATAAAAAAACGCTATTTATTGATATTGAAGAGTTAGAGCGAAACGGGTTTGTTTCTGGTTCTAGCACAAGAACGCGGGTGAATGAAGAGTTTCGCTCTATTAAACGAAAACTGCTTAATAATGCTTTTGGTCCACTGAAGGACACGGTAGAAAGCCCGAATGTGATCATGGTATCAAGTGCTACCTCGAATGAAGGTAAAACGTTTTGTGCGGCTAACTTAGCCTTATCAATTGCGCTTGAACAAGACGTAAAAGTACTGTTAGTGGATGCAGATGTAATTCGTCCTGCTTTAGATAAAGTACTTAATTTTAACGTTGAAGTTGGGCTAGTTGAGTATTTAAGGGGCAAAGAAAAGTCTGTTGAGAATATTATTTACGATACCAATTTCAAAGAATTGCGTATCATTCCTGCAGGTAATCCGCATCACTTAACGACAGAATTACTGGCAAGTGACAAAATGCGCAACTTGGCAAATGAGTTTGCCCGACGTTATCCAGACCGTATTGTTATTTTTGATGCACCACCAATGATAGGTGTGAATGAGTCAGCGGTATTAGCAACATTTTCTGGGCAAATATTAATTGTTGTAGAAGAGAATAAAACACAATTAAGTAGCTTAACTGAAGTAACTGAACTATTGCCTAAAGATAGAGCTGTAGGCTTTATTGTTAACAAAGCAATACGCAGTGCTTCAGAAAGGTATGGCTACTATTAA
- a CDS encoding XrtA/PEP-CTERM system-associated ATPase, whose protein sequence is MYESFFGLTEKPFQLTPDPNVFFASKLHKRALSYLQYGLSQAEGFIVIAGDIGTGKTTIANHLIAQVPKDEVIAKQIVTPKLSPDDLVKMVAAVFNLQPENDTKVANLNAIELFLKRLHAQQRKALLIVDEAQNLPLESIEELRMLSNFQINGQPLIQSFLLGQNELKDIIQAPNMEQFRQRIIASCHLSSLSEDELAEYIEYRLKHAGWDQGELFTNDAYSAIYQFTQGIPRKINTFVDRVLLFAFLEDIKHIDAEAIAAVRKEMGEEMAHQAAPLTNDGMSNISSNNGSDDNVLTLNTGQLPDQRYKEMLLEMVEILDNSVEHKIKLSQYVDKLLEQKYKTSYSEIDSDVNSK, encoded by the coding sequence ATGTATGAGTCATTTTTTGGACTAACCGAAAAGCCATTTCAGTTAACCCCCGATCCAAACGTATTTTTTGCCAGTAAATTACATAAACGCGCACTTTCATATTTGCAGTACGGCCTCTCTCAAGCAGAAGGCTTTATCGTAATTGCTGGCGACATTGGCACGGGAAAAACAACCATCGCAAATCACTTGATTGCACAAGTCCCCAAAGATGAAGTTATCGCTAAACAAATAGTGACTCCCAAGTTATCACCTGATGATCTTGTCAAAATGGTCGCAGCTGTCTTCAATCTTCAGCCAGAAAACGATACTAAAGTTGCCAATTTAAATGCCATCGAATTATTTTTAAAACGCTTACATGCGCAGCAGCGTAAAGCATTACTTATTGTTGATGAAGCGCAAAACTTACCGCTTGAATCAATTGAAGAACTTCGTATGCTTTCCAACTTTCAAATCAATGGCCAACCATTAATACAAAGCTTCTTACTTGGCCAAAACGAATTAAAAGATATTATTCAAGCGCCTAATATGGAGCAATTTAGGCAGCGTATTATTGCTTCTTGCCACTTATCCTCATTATCTGAAGATGAGCTTGCTGAATATATTGAGTACCGCCTTAAGCACGCAGGATGGGATCAAGGAGAGTTATTTACTAACGATGCGTACTCAGCCATTTATCAATTTACGCAAGGTATTCCACGTAAAATTAATACCTTTGTTGACCGCGTTTTATTATTTGCGTTCTTAGAAGATATTAAACACATTGATGCTGAAGCCATCGCTGCGGTAAGAAAAGAGATGGGTGAAGAAATGGCGCACCAAGCTGCGCCTCTGACGAATGATGGAATGAGCAACATATCAAGCAATAACGGGTCTGATGATAACGTATTAACGTTAAATACAGGGCAGCTTCCAGATCAGCGGTATAAGGAAATGTTGCTGGAAATGGTGGAGATTTTAGATAACTCTGTTGAGCATAAGATTAAGCTTTCACAATATGTTGACAAACTTTTGGAACAAAAGTACAAAACGAGCTATAGTGAAATAGACTCTGATGTAAATTCAAAGTAA
- a CDS encoding XrtA system polysaccharide chain length determinant: MQELNQTIELILNYLKGIWIKKRYIIIASWLICPIGWAYVVSLPDTYSSSAKVYADTRNMLQPLLRGLTLSSNPDQEVLHIAKTLFSWDNLEDIAREVDLDVRANNQTEFEKIVDELKSNLTLSSTARENIFTISYKGESPELAQKIVQTTLDKFVESTLGKNREDSDVAEAFLDQQIKEYETRLYEAEQRLADFKRKQSKIIPESSNYYELLKEEKKKLANATLILRELESRYESAQAQLLGEEPVFGLSPETTGPSRASITTQFDARISALESKLDELLIRYTDQHPEVQETQKLLVRLKKSRKDELAEIAKSMAESDGTSSYMYDDLNANPVYQEMKITVANLRSEMASIKVRVEAFQKNVTELEDKINLVPSMEAEQTALNRDYGITRDKYQELLQRKESARLSREAANSTDDVTFRVIDPPKLPKEPSGPMRGLLYTVVLVAGFAVGIAIAFIMSQLKPVVLRASQLKQITGLPVFGVVSHTDGDLIKHQMRRKLITFAVSCSAIVFIYATLMAFEFIFGGMPTHLIARFL; this comes from the coding sequence ATGCAGGAATTAAATCAGACGATTGAGTTGATTCTCAATTATCTAAAGGGAATTTGGATAAAAAAGCGATATATCATTATCGCTAGTTGGTTAATATGTCCGATTGGGTGGGCATATGTTGTGTCTTTACCAGACACATACTCTTCAAGTGCAAAAGTATATGCGGATACGAGAAACATGTTACAGCCACTGTTACGTGGTTTAACGCTATCTTCTAATCCTGATCAGGAAGTATTGCATATTGCAAAAACGCTATTTAGTTGGGACAACTTAGAAGATATAGCACGTGAAGTTGATCTCGATGTGAGAGCAAATAATCAAACTGAGTTTGAAAAAATTGTAGATGAGTTAAAGTCGAATCTAACCCTAAGCTCTACTGCGCGTGAAAATATTTTTACTATTTCGTATAAAGGCGAGTCTCCCGAACTTGCACAGAAAATTGTACAAACAACGTTAGATAAGTTTGTTGAGAGTACCCTAGGTAAAAACCGTGAAGACTCTGATGTTGCTGAAGCCTTCTTAGATCAACAAATTAAAGAGTACGAAACGCGCTTGTACGAAGCTGAGCAGCGTTTAGCTGACTTTAAACGTAAGCAATCTAAGATAATTCCTGAATCATCTAATTACTACGAGCTACTTAAAGAAGAAAAGAAGAAGCTAGCTAATGCAACACTCATTTTGCGAGAGCTAGAGTCTCGTTATGAGTCTGCGCAAGCCCAGCTATTAGGTGAAGAGCCAGTTTTTGGGTTGTCGCCTGAAACAACAGGCCCAAGCCGAGCATCGATTACTACTCAATTCGACGCTCGTATCTCTGCGCTAGAAAGCAAGTTAGATGAGTTACTTATTCGTTATACTGATCAACATCCTGAAGTGCAAGAAACGCAGAAGCTATTAGTACGTTTGAAAAAGAGCCGAAAAGATGAGCTAGCTGAAATAGCAAAATCTATGGCTGAGTCTGACGGTACATCTAGTTATATGTACGATGATTTAAATGCCAACCCTGTTTATCAAGAAATGAAAATTACAGTGGCTAATCTTCGCAGCGAAATGGCATCAATAAAAGTGCGTGTGGAAGCATTTCAAAAGAATGTTACTGAGCTAGAAGATAAAATTAATTTAGTGCCAAGTATGGAAGCGGAACAAACAGCATTAAACCGAGATTACGGCATTACCAGAGATAAATATCAAGAGCTATTGCAACGCAAAGAATCAGCTCGACTATCTCGTGAAGCTGCAAACTCGACTGATGATGTTACGTTTAGAGTCATTGACCCACCTAAGTTACCCAAAGAGCCAAGTGGCCCAATGCGCGGCTTGTTATATACTGTAGTATTAGTAGCAGGTTTTGCAGTTGGTATCGCAATTGCGTTTATTATGAGCCAATTAAAACCCGTGGTCCTGCGTGCAAGTCAACTTAAACAAATTACTGGATTACCAGTGTTTGGTGTTGTCTCGCATACCGATGGTGATCTTATTAAGCATCAGATGCGCAGAAAGCTAATTACGTTTGCTGTTTCTTGCTCGGCAATAGTGTTTATTTATGCCACCTTAATGGCGTTTGAGTTCATATTTGGCGGTATGCCGACTCACCTTATTGCGAGGTTCTTATGA
- the pnuC gene encoding nicotinamide riboside transporter PnuC — protein sequence MEFLSETLAGFTAMSHWEYIAVGLAVAYLLLAIKQSLWCWAAAFTSTFIYTLLFWNGLLYMESFLNFYYMGMAVFGWLSWRAMYNKKIATHQDSHTELSDNELGETIIAFSLNTHVHIIIICCLLSGVLGYVMDNYTSADFAYLDTATTIFSVMATYLVVKKEINNWLYWVVIDAVSIYIYTMKGYYPTAILFILYTVLAIVGYQRWRKMYKASEATWEAQAA from the coding sequence ATGGAATTTTTGAGCGAAACCTTAGCAGGCTTTACAGCGATGTCGCACTGGGAATACATTGCTGTAGGATTAGCGGTAGCATATTTGCTTCTTGCTATTAAGCAAAGCCTTTGGTGTTGGGCAGCAGCGTTTACAAGTACCTTTATATATACCCTGTTGTTCTGGAACGGACTGCTTTACATGGAATCGTTTCTGAATTTTTATTACATGGGAATGGCAGTATTTGGCTGGCTAAGTTGGCGTGCAATGTACAACAAAAAAATAGCAACCCATCAAGATAGCCACACCGAACTGTCTGACAACGAGTTAGGTGAAACCATCATTGCTTTTAGCTTAAATACTCACGTTCATATTATTATTATTTGTTGCCTACTGAGTGGAGTACTTGGGTATGTGATGGACAACTATACCTCCGCAGATTTTGCATATTTAGATACAGCCACCACTATTTTTAGCGTAATGGCAACGTATTTGGTTGTAAAAAAAGAAATCAACAATTGGCTTTACTGGGTAGTGATTGACGCTGTATCTATCTATATTTATACCATGAAGGGGTACTACCCTACTGCGATTCTTTTTATTTTATATACTGTGTTAGCCATTGTTGGCTATCAGCGCTGGCGAAAAATGTACAAAGCGTCAGAAGCGACTTGGGAAGCACAAGCGGCATAA
- a CDS encoding GNAT family N-acetyltransferase, which produces MQWCVKPFNQLSTQELYAFLKLRIDVFVVEQTCYYPDLDNFDTHPDTLHIFAMEGDTCAAYLRILPPNTTYENMPSIGRVATSADNRGSGLGYQLLALGVTTLEKTWPKHTCHISAQSHLQHFYEKYHFVRLGEEYLEDNIPHIGMERLPQG; this is translated from the coding sequence ATGCAGTGGTGCGTGAAACCATTTAATCAACTCTCTACCCAAGAGTTATATGCCTTTTTAAAATTAAGAATTGACGTATTTGTGGTAGAACAAACCTGTTACTACCCAGACTTAGACAATTTTGATACTCATCCTGATACCCTTCATATTTTCGCGATGGAAGGAGATACCTGTGCTGCATACCTACGTATACTGCCACCAAATACCACTTATGAAAATATGCCAAGCATTGGCAGAGTCGCAACATCAGCCGACAATCGCGGTTCAGGATTGGGTTATCAACTATTAGCATTAGGCGTTACTACATTAGAAAAAACTTGGCCAAAGCATACCTGCCACATTTCGGCGCAATCACATTTGCAGCATTTTTATGAAAAATATCACTTCGTCCGCCTTGGTGAAGAGTACCTTGAAGATAATATCCCTCATATTGGGATGGAACGTCTGCCGCAAGGTTAA